From Camelina sativa cultivar DH55 chromosome 5, Cs, whole genome shotgun sequence:
TTTCATGTCATGAGTTGGACATTCAAAAATGGGATTCGTGAGAGGGATACCTGGCAAGGGAGTTCACCAATACGTTCTGGATACTGGCCTGTAGCTCTAACAGTTGCTTCAACCTAGAACAATGCAAGCATAAAGCAAAAACTGTATTATAAGAAAATTGGAAACTGTGGCCAAAccaagaagagaaatgagaagctaGCTTTTTCTACAgagcataaaacaaaaactacattCTGAGGAATAATTATAAGACCATCggaaccaaacaacacacaggAGGGAGACTATCCCTGACTTGAACCAGCAAAAACTGAAACATCCTCAGGATTGAGGAGTTAAATACTTTAACAAGTTATCAGGTTAAGTCAAAAAAGGTCAGTGAATCACCCACATTACGCAAAAATTGAATAGTTTCCTAAGTATGGGGGGGTTTCAGACTCAGTAGAGAgacaaaaaagggaaagagaggAGGGAGGGAAGAAGAAAGTACCGAGGCACGATCGCGAGGGTGATTGTAACGACAACGATTACCGTAACCGCAGACACCAGTGCGCATGTAGTAGGCACAGTCAGGGGCACCAAGTCTCTCCGGGTAGGTCTCGCTGCTACCCAACCCTAATCGCCACATCGACTCTGCAAAATTTATTGAATGGGaacaacaagaaaagaaagagtcaAAATTTTGACGGAAACCCTAAAAGAGGCCGTACAGTTGAAGAGAGAATCAAACAAGACGCatgcgagaagaagaagaggaggaggagacctTCGAGACCGGAATCGGCATCAGCGGGGGTCCAGTCGGGAGGGGCTTGAGCAGATTGTGAGCCATTGATGGGATTGCGAGCATACATGTCCATAGGAaccaactcttctctcttttttttttttagggatttggtgtacagtaaaaaaaaaaaaagttagtgaaaaagaagaaactcctCCTCaaccaagaagagaaagaagagtaaaTGTCATAGTAGTAGGGAGGGGGATCGACTGAGATTTACCGGAGAATCCGATTTCAAAGGAAcctgatagatagatagttagagagagagagagagagagcaaaagaaaaaagaagagaaggaagaagaaagaagagatgctTCTTCGACAGTGATTGAAGAGAGCTTCTTTGGTCggtctctctactctctctctctctttcgctcTTCAGGAATACCGTACGGTCTCTGCCCTCTCTGCACTAGTGTTTCTTTTCTTAGCtttcaattttccttttcttttttttttttttttaattttaataattttatgtaagaaaaaaaatatttaagtaggAGTACTACTGTTACTGTATTTCTTAATTTCAtaaattgtttttgtcttttattattattactccttctgtttcacaataagtgtcattttgacacttttTCTTGTTACAAAAAGACTGTCATTTTATGTTTCCAATGCAAATTTTAAGCTTAAATCTCTTTTTTATCCTTATTATTTGagcttattaattagaaagagaaaaaactttagtgtatttataaagggtaaaacagaaatttaaacaattttcttaatttgtgtgcattatgtcaaaatgacactctttgtgaaataGAAGGagtattaaatttcatttttgtactCACTTGGGTGCTTTGAGTCTCTCGACAAGTGAAAAAGCATCCCAGAAAAGGGAAAAGATATTTCCAagaacaacaaattaataaaaatataaattacttgagagagaaaacaaacaaacaaaaaaaacaaattatatgtatTTGAATTTGACTACTACCCCTACTAGTAGTAGTATGTACAGTATTATTATATGTTGAAAATGACCGGAAGGCCCTTTGGGCGGGGATAGCGCTCGCGCGAGTGGCCAACAGACTATTGTCAAAAACAGAAGAGAAGAGCGCAGTTTCCCCTTTCTCGCGACTGGTCCGGTCCGAAAGTGGGTTGGGGGGGGGGGATACATCCGTCATTCCACCTACCTAACCAACCTACATACTCTGTACTTTCCCTTAACTCACTGGCTGGCTCTCTTTGACTGAGTCGACTCAGTTTCTACACAATCAATCAATGCCCTTTCACATTTCTTCGTTTCCGCTTCCCAATTTGTCGGCGGCGTCCCCCTCCACTTGgtcaattattttgtaatttttgattttagCCTTTGGTTCACTAATAAATAAGCCCATATATTTAAGCCCATAAAAGGAAAGAAGGgggtaaaataatttttaaggaaatggtaaattttaattaaggCTTACCGCGCGATCAATTTAGATTCTCGGAAAGCACAGCTTTGGTTAATTAATCCTCAGGGGAAGACGATCAGAGTCAGAGATGTTGTTCATCAGCGTCGTGGTCGTGGTGTGATCTCATCTCAAATGGGTTTCCGATTTCAAATAATTTGTAGGTCTTCCCTTTGTAGTAGATTGTCTTCCCGTTATCTTCAACCATCACCACTccgactctcttcttcttcttcgctaaaccctaatttcgattTCTCCACAAGGTGGCATTCTTCTGGCCAAAGATCTGGAGACGAAGGCGACAAGATTTTCCGGCTAGGTCTCTCCGCTGATATTGGCTTATCTCTCGGCAAAGCCGTCACCGGCTATCTCTGCGGCAGCACCGCCATTATCGCCGACGCTGCTCATTCCGTGTCCGATGTGGTTCTAAGTGGAGTTGCTCTTCTCTCGTACAGAGCTGCTAATGTTCCCAAGGACAAAGAACATCCCTATGGTACCTCCTTAAACCCTTTCCTTCCTTAGACCTTATTAAATTCATAGATAGAGATATACATTgctctcttctctgttttataATGTCTCCCTTTGCGCAGGTCATGGTAAATTTGAAACACTAGGAGCACTTGGTATCTCTTCCATGCTTTTGGCCACTGGTTGTGGTATTGCCTGGCATGCTTTACACCTTTTATCTGTATGTATGACCTCCACTCGATACTTCctcatttgtcttcttcttcttctcatctctttATCTTGAtatttcttcgtcttctcttttGCAGACTGCACTGTCCTCAACTCCTGAGGTTGCTCACCATCACGGAATTGATATGAGTCATCCCTTTCTTGCTGTCACTGTTACTCTTGCTTCCATTTCTATCAAAGAAGGGtactttactttcacttttttcttaaaTCCATCCATCCAGCAAGTTTCTTATAGCCCATACATAGCTTTCGTTGATTAGACACTTGTAACTTGTTTTCATTCACTTTTTATTTCCACTTTGCTTCCCTACTAGGATCTACCGGCCCAGCTTCTTTAGTATTAATTAGATTGACTCTATTGTGCTATCCCCTATCTGTTCTCGCTTATTTTTGTCATTCTTCTCAGGCTTTACTGGATCACCAAACGAGCCGGAGAAAAACAAGGCAGTGGATTGATGATGGCTAATGCTTGGCATCACCGATCAGATGCTATTTCTTCTGTTGTTGCCCTTGTCGGAGTTGGTAACCATTTCTATCCCACTTAGTTAATCAACTATATCCCATATTTGGTCATGCATACCATCAAAAAATAAAGGGATACAATGTAGCTCCCTCAATtccattttagttttatttaagtCTCAGCTTTTGTAACATATATAGCCTTACTTCTGTGCAGGAGGTTCTATTTTCGGAGTCAATTTCTTAGATCCTCTAGCTGGCCTTGTTGTCTCGGTTATGATTTTCAATGCCGGACTGGAA
This genomic window contains:
- the LOC104784513 gene encoding metal tolerance protein C1 gives rise to the protein MGFRFQIICRSSLCSRLSSRYLQPSPLRLSSSSSLNPNFDFSTRWHSSGQRSGDEGDKIFRLGLSADIGLSLGKAVTGYLCGSTAIIADAAHSVSDVVLSGVALLSYRAANVPKDKEHPYGHGKFETLGALGISSMLLATGCGIAWHALHLLSTALSSTPEVAHHHGIDMSHPFLAVTVTLASISIKEGLYWITKRAGEKQGSGLMMANAWHHRSDAISSVVALVGVGGSIFGVNFLDPLAGLVVSVMIFNAGLETGHQSVLELVDAAIPAQQLEPIRQTILQVEGVKGCHRLRGRRAGSSLYLDVHIVVDPFSSVSVAHEVGEYVRGQINKNHPEVSEVFIHIDPAFLQFSCSMIEDHDSIRNESNICREIKHVEATVSDIFSSQFSEKMTIKRVTPHLLHSKIFLQIVVSMPSTMTIQDAMRAAEDAEKAILKAAPNVARVSVQLSLKNSLPQ